Proteins from a genomic interval of Quercus robur chromosome 9, dhQueRobu3.1, whole genome shotgun sequence:
- the LOC126698277 gene encoding protein AE7-like isoform X2: protein MPTVVEEYAVEPIDQQEVFDILSLQLFWITFTPTVEHCSMATIIGLCLRVKLLRSLPSRYKVDIRLPLDLMHPSLQEMILQVCHIVSEIPSIQSVVLLVNTDII, encoded by the exons ATGCCAACTGTTGTGGAAGAGTATGCTGTAGAACCCATTGACCAACAAGAAGTTTTTGATATCCTTTCTCTTCAATTATTTTG GATCACATTTACTCCCACAGTTGAACATTGTAGTATGGCAACAATTATTGGTCTTTGCTTGCGAGTAAAACTTTTGAGGAGCTTGCCCTCTCGTTACAAG gTTGATATTAGGTTGCCCCTCGATCTCATGCATCCGAGTCTGCAG GAGATGATTTTACAGGTGTGCCACATTGTCAGTGAAATTCCATCAATTCAAAGTGTTGTTTTGTTGGTAAATACTGACATTATTTGA
- the LOC126698277 gene encoding protein AE7-like isoform X1 — protein MPTVVEEYAVEPIDQQEVFDHVRDIKDLEHPYSLEELKVITEDAIEIDDQQSYVRITFTPTVEHCSMATIIGLCLRVKLLRSLPSRYKVDIRLPLDLMHPSLQEMILQVCHIVSEIPSIQSVVLLVNTDII, from the exons ATGCCAACTGTTGTGGAAGAGTATGCTGTAGAACCCATTGACCAACAAGAAGTTTTTGAT CATGTAAGAGATATAAAAGACCTAGAGCATCCATACTCTTTGGAGGAGCTCAAAGTAATAACAGAAGATGCAATTGAAATAGATGACCAGCAAAGTTATGTTAG GATCACATTTACTCCCACAGTTGAACATTGTAGTATGGCAACAATTATTGGTCTTTGCTTGCGAGTAAAACTTTTGAGGAGCTTGCCCTCTCGTTACAAG gTTGATATTAGGTTGCCCCTCGATCTCATGCATCCGAGTCTGCAG GAGATGATTTTACAGGTGTGCCACATTGTCAGTGAAATTCCATCAATTCAAAGTGTTGTTTTGTTGGTAAATACTGACATTATTTGA
- the LOC126698277 gene encoding protein AE7-like isoform X3, with protein sequence MEENVQVHFASNYVWITFTPTVEHCSMATIIGLCLRVKLLRSLPSRYKVDIRLPLDLMHPSLQEMILQVCHIVSEIPSIQSVVLLVNTDII encoded by the exons ATGGAAGAGAATGTACAAGTTCATTTTGCATCTAATTATGTGTG GATCACATTTACTCCCACAGTTGAACATTGTAGTATGGCAACAATTATTGGTCTTTGCTTGCGAGTAAAACTTTTGAGGAGCTTGCCCTCTCGTTACAAG gTTGATATTAGGTTGCCCCTCGATCTCATGCATCCGAGTCTGCAG GAGATGATTTTACAGGTGTGCCACATTGTCAGTGAAATTCCATCAATTCAAAGTGTTGTTTTGTTGGTAAATACTGACATTATTTGA
- the LOC126698275 gene encoding biotin--protein ligase 2-like produces the protein MSLKDSLRFLTLRNSIHSLILSPRKLTFPYKLSFSPLSAMDSNSSSTLVLCGKSTAENEIAVSLKSNKTLKLPGDSEVSVLLKSELEENSFRIDSYMASLSTSQFGRFLIWSPRLPSTHDVVSHNFGELPLGTVCVADVQFKGRGRSKNVWESPMGCLMFSFTTQMEDGRVVPLVQYVVSLAITEAIKDVCDKNGLPCIDVKIKWPNDLYLNGLKVGGILCTSTYRSKKFNVSAGIGLNVDNEKPTTCLNAVLKELSVVAYQLSREEILAAFFEKFEKFNDLFINQGFQTLEELYYKTWLHSGQRVIVQEKNEDQMVENVVTIQGLTSSGYLLAIGDDNQMYELHPDGNSLDFFKGLIRRKLD, from the exons atgTCCTTGAAGGACTCACTGCGATTTCTCACTCTAAGAAACTCCATCCACTCTCTGATTCTCTCTCCGCGCAAGCTCACTTTCCCATacaaactctctttctctcctcttTCAG CTATGGATTCCAATTCATCTTCTACCCTGGTTTTATGTGGAAAATCGACGGCTGAGAATGAAATCGCAGTCTCTCTAAAGAGCAATAAGACTCTGAAGCTCCCAGGTGATAGCGAAGTTTCTGTTCTTTTGAAATCGGAGCTCGAAGAAAACTCTTTTCGCATCGATTCCTACATGGCTTCTCTTTCAACCAGTCAGTTTGGTAGGTTTCTCATTTGGTCTCCGAGGTTGCCTTCCACGCACGACGTCGTTTCTCA CAATTTTGGTGAGCTTCCACTTGGTACGGTTTGTGTTGCCGATGTTCAGTTTAAAGGACGAG GTCGTTCAAAGAATGTGTGGGAATCTCCAATGGGTTGCCTTATGTTTTCTTTTACAACGCAAATGGAGGATGGGCGAGTTGTGCCTCTGGTGCAATACGTCGTGTCTCTTGCTATTACTGAGGCAATAAAGGATGTTTGTGACAAAAAT GGCTTACCATGTATTGATGTTAAGATAAAGTGGCCAAATGATCTTTACTTAAATGGCCTTAAAGTTGGAGGCATTTTGTGCACCTCAACATATAGATCGAAGAAGTTCAATGTCAGTGCCG GTATAGGTTTGAATGTTGATAATGAGAAACCAACAACATGCTTGAATGCAGTTCTCAAAGAACTTTCTGTTGTGGCTTACCAATTAAGTAGAGAAGAAATACTTGCGGCcttctttgaaaaatttgagaaatttaaTGATCTTTTCATAAATCAAG GATTTCAGACTCTTGAGGAGCTATATTATAAGACATGGCTGCACAG TGGGCAAAGAGTAATTGTACAGGAAAAGAACGAGGACCAAATGGTTGAAAATGTAGTAACTATTCAG GGTTTGACATCCTCAGGATATTTGCTAGCTATTGGTGATGACAATCAAATGTATGAGCTTCATCCTGATGGCAATAG TTTGGACTTCTTCAAAGGGCTGATTAGAAGAAAACTTGACTGA